GGCTGGCACCTGGCCAAGGCCCAGGAGACCGCGGCCCGGCGCAACTTCCTCGGCCTGGTCAGCGAGCAGACCCACTACAACCTGCTCACCCGGGCGCCGGAGCTGGAGGTGCTGCCCGCCGCCGAGGACTACGGCCTGGGCGTCATCCCGTGGAGCCCGCTGGCCGGTGGCCTGCTCGGCGGCGTGCTGCGCAAGCTCGACAAGGGCCGCTCGGGCGCCGAGCACATGCTCAAGCAGCTGGAGCGGCACCGCGACAAGATCGAGCAGTACGAGAAGTTCTGCGACGAGCTGGGCGAGGAGCCGGCCGACGTGGCCCTGGCCTGGCTGCTCAAGCAGCGCGCGGTCGCGGCGCCGATCATCGGCCCGCGCACGATGGCGCAGCTCGAAGGCAGCCTGCGCGCGCTGGAGATCGACCTGGACGAGGCCGCGCTGGCCCGCCTCGACGAGATCTTCCCTGGCCACCGCACCGCTCCGGAGGACTACGCCTGGTAGCACCTTCGCGCGCCGGCCGTCGCCGCGGCCTCACCCGCCCGGCGGCGGCCCGGCCGCGTGCGCGATCAGGCGTCTGGACGAGGCGTGTGAGCAGGCGTCTGCGCGAGGCGCGATCAGGCGTCTGCACGAGGCGTGCGGTCGGACGCCGGGCAGGCGTCCGCTCTCAGGACAGCAGGGCGCCGACGATCACGATCAGCAGGAGCAGGCCGAGCACGATGGGCAGCAGCCAGGGGCGAGGACGATCCACGACCTGGAGCCTAGCTCTGCTCTGCGGGTGCCAGCGCCCATTCGGCGAGTGACTCGTACCTCACCGGCGGCCCCAGGTGACTGCGGACGAGCCGGACGTGCTCCGCCCGCCACGGCGAGCCGCTGAACCCCGACAGCGACTCCACCATCGGCCGCAGGTCGGTCTCCGCCTTGGCCCTGGCGAGCGTGAGGTGCGGGTGGAAGCGCTTCTCGTCGGTCTGCGCCGCCCCGGCCCGGCGGGCGCCCGCCTTGACGGAGTCGGCGAGCCGGGTCATGGGGTCGCCGGTGACGCCCACCCAGAAGACCCGGGCCCGCCGTACGGAGGAGAAGGCGCCGAAGCGGTCGAAGGCCAGGTTCAGCACGCTGTGCCGGCGCACGGCGCGGGCCAGGCGCGTCTCCAGGTCGGGCAGCGCCCGCTCGGGCACCTCGCCGAAGAACCCGAGCGTGATGTGCCAGGTCTCCCGGTCCGGCCAGCGCAGCCCCGGCACCTGCCCGACGTGCGGCGCGATGGCGCGCGCGATCTCGTCCAGCACGCCGTCGGGCGGCACCAGCGCCGCGAAGAGCCTCATACCTCACGATTGTGCCCCGGCGGGTGCCCGCCCCCGCACCGCGCCCCCACGGCTCCCGCACCTACGACAGGCGATGACTCATGCCGCC
The nucleotide sequence above comes from Nonomuraea gerenzanensis. Encoded proteins:
- a CDS encoding aldo/keto reductase, whose protein sequence is MDYVNLGRSGLLVSPLCLGTMNFGPRTTEDDSFAIMDRAHELGLNFFDTANVYGGQKGEGITEQIVGRWFAQGGGRREKTVLATKVYGDMGDWPNERGLSALNIRRACDASLKRLQTDYIDIYQAHHVHRPTPFEEFWEAMEVLRQQGKILYVGSSNFAGWHLAKAQETAARRNFLGLVSEQTHYNLLTRAPELEVLPAAEDYGLGVIPWSPLAGGLLGGVLRKLDKGRSGAEHMLKQLERHRDKIEQYEKFCDELGEEPADVALAWLLKQRAVAAPIIGPRTMAQLEGSLRALEIDLDEAALARLDEIFPGHRTAPEDYAW
- the thpR gene encoding RNA 2',3'-cyclic phosphodiesterase — its product is MRLFAALVPPDGVLDEIARAIAPHVGQVPGLRWPDRETWHITLGFFGEVPERALPDLETRLARAVRRHSVLNLAFDRFGAFSSVRRARVFWVGVTGDPMTRLADSVKAGARRAGAAQTDEKRFHPHLTLARAKAETDLRPMVESLSGFSGSPWRAEHVRLVRSHLGPPVRYESLAEWALAPAEQS